A genomic window from Pseudogulbenkiania sp. MAI-1 includes:
- a CDS encoding NfeD family protein → MLIPPTLWFISAVIALIAEFLTGTFYLLVVALALAGGGLAALGGLGAVAELMAASLTGVIGLWLVTRWKKRHAGPRQPRREPDFGQPVRIVSITDGGLARVHYRGTEWDAELLDPALASGQTGYIAGNDGGRLKISSNPPGQH, encoded by the coding sequence ATGCTGATTCCTCCTACCCTCTGGTTCATCAGCGCCGTCATCGCCCTGATCGCCGAGTTCCTCACCGGCACGTTCTATCTCCTGGTGGTAGCCCTGGCACTGGCCGGTGGCGGACTGGCGGCACTGGGAGGGCTGGGCGCCGTCGCCGAGCTGATGGCAGCCAGCCTGACCGGCGTCATCGGGCTGTGGCTCGTCACGCGCTGGAAGAAACGCCACGCAGGCCCACGCCAGCCGCGCCGCGAACCCGACTTCGGCCAGCCGGTGCGCATCGTCAGCATCACCGACGGCGGCCTGGCCCGCGTTCACTATCGCGGCACCGAATGGGACGCCGAACTGCTCGATCCGGCCCTGGCCAGCGGCCAAACCGGCTACATCGCCGGCAACGACGGCGGCCGCCTCAAGATTTCCTCAAACCCACCAGGACAACACTAA
- a CDS encoding YigZ family protein: MLQLAAPVTAEIEIKKSRFIAVLYPVTTRAEAMDRLAEVRQRWKDARHYCSVLLTEGDSGLDDDGEPSGTAAKPMYSVLVHKDVGNVLAVVVRYFGGIKLGAGGLVRAYSQAVSAALQQAELLPTIRMAHYKVGIGFAEESRVRRFCAEHGISVLEASYGETVALTLAAPADEAASLLAQLSDCLHGALEVLDVPS, translated from the coding sequence ATGTTGCAGCTGGCGGCACCGGTAACGGCCGAAATCGAGATCAAGAAGAGCCGTTTCATCGCGGTGCTCTATCCGGTGACCACCCGGGCCGAAGCGATGGACCGCCTGGCCGAGGTGCGTCAGCGCTGGAAGGATGCCCGGCATTACTGTTCGGTGTTGCTGACGGAGGGCGACTCGGGCCTCGACGACGACGGCGAGCCCTCCGGCACGGCGGCCAAGCCGATGTATTCGGTGCTGGTGCACAAGGATGTCGGTAACGTGCTGGCGGTGGTGGTGCGCTACTTTGGCGGCATCAAGCTGGGTGCCGGCGGGCTGGTCAGGGCCTACTCCCAGGCTGTGAGCGCCGCGTTGCAGCAGGCTGAGTTGCTGCCGACCATCAGGATGGCGCATTACAAGGTCGGTATCGGTTTTGCCGAGGAGTCGAGGGTAAGACGGTTTTGCGCCGAGCATGGCATTTCTGTGCTGGAGGCGAGCTACGGCGAAACGGTGGCGCTCACCCTGGCTGCGCCGGCAGACGAGGCCGCATCGTTGCTGGCGCAACTGAGCGATTGCCTGCACGGGGCGCTGGAGGTGCTGGACGTCCCTTCCTGA
- a CDS encoding ParA family protein: MVLSVLVANPKGGSGKSTLATNLAGYFANHGDKVMLGDVDRQQSSLNWLSRRPAALPGIHGWEISPGEPAKPPKGTGVVVLDSPAGLHGKRLNSLISRVDRILVPIQPSPFDMWASEEFFHQLLEEKAIRKNKVFLAVVGMRVDPRTRSARELEAFLRRHDVEVLSWLRDTQLYVQAAAQGLTLFDLPAGKVARDRAAWQAIVEWLRPSAREHWCDK, from the coding sequence ATGGTGCTTTCGGTGCTGGTTGCCAACCCCAAGGGAGGGAGCGGCAAGTCGACCCTGGCGACAAACCTGGCCGGGTATTTTGCCAACCATGGCGACAAGGTCATGTTGGGGGATGTCGATCGGCAGCAGTCTTCCCTGAACTGGCTGTCGCGTCGCCCCGCGGCCTTGCCTGGCATCCATGGCTGGGAAATATCGCCGGGCGAGCCGGCAAAACCGCCGAAGGGAACCGGTGTCGTGGTGCTGGATAGCCCCGCCGGACTGCACGGCAAGCGGCTCAACAGCCTGATCTCCCGGGTGGATCGCATCCTGGTACCGATCCAGCCTTCTCCTTTCGACATGTGGGCCAGCGAGGAATTCTTCCATCAATTGCTGGAGGAGAAGGCGATCCGCAAGAACAAGGTGTTCCTGGCCGTGGTGGGCATGCGCGTCGACCCGCGCACGCGCTCGGCGCGCGAACTGGAGGCTTTCCTGCGGCGGCACGACGTGGAGGTGCTCAGCTGGCTGAGGGATACGCAGCTCTATGTGCAGGCCGCGGCGCAAGGGCTGACCCTGTTCGATCTGCCTGCCGGCAAGGTTGCCCGCGACCGTGCCGCTTGGCAGGCCATTGTGGAGTGGCTGCGGCCGTCCGCTCGCGAGCACTGGTGCGATAAGTAA
- a CDS encoding HAD family phosphatase, with translation MIRSFDAVLFDMDGLMIDTESVSASSWRLAGESLDIHIPEELIHSMVGLSVTRSLERVIEHYGDRTLGQALSEACRHHYRRQLAEDDIPLKTGIEAVLEWLSGQNIPRAVATSTQRLMCDLKLQRTGLARYFDISVAGDEVSHTKPAPDVFLAAAAKLDIAPERCIVLEDSPYGLLAGLAAGMRVILVPDMIKPSADDQAKALATCDSLHDALSLLKTL, from the coding sequence ATGATACGCAGCTTTGACGCCGTCTTGTTCGACATGGACGGCTTGATGATAGACACCGAATCGGTCAGCGCTTCAAGCTGGCGCCTGGCGGGTGAATCGCTCGACATTCACATCCCGGAAGAGCTGATCCACAGCATGGTGGGCCTGTCGGTCACCCGCAGCCTGGAGCGGGTGATAGAACATTATGGCGATCGCACCCTGGGCCAAGCCCTAAGCGAAGCCTGCCGCCATCATTACCGTCGCCAGCTCGCCGAAGACGACATTCCGCTCAAGACGGGCATCGAGGCGGTGCTCGAGTGGCTGAGCGGCCAGAACATCCCGCGCGCCGTCGCCACTTCGACGCAGCGCCTGATGTGCGACCTCAAGCTGCAACGCACCGGCCTGGCTCGTTATTTCGACATCAGCGTCGCCGGCGACGAAGTCAGCCACACCAAGCCCGCTCCCGATGTCTTTCTGGCGGCGGCGGCCAAGCTCGACATCGCGCCGGAGCGCTGCATCGTGCTGGAAGACTCGCCCTACGGGCTGCTGGCCGGACTTGCCGCCGGCATGCGCGTCATCCTGGTTCCCGACATGATCAAGCCCAGTGCCGACGACCAAGCGAAAGCCCTCGCCACCTGCGACAGCCTGCACGACGCACTGAGCCTGCTCAAAACGCTGTAA
- a CDS encoding SPFH domain-containing protein, translated as MELALILFLAVVIFTLKAIKVVPQQHAYIVERLGRYHGTLQPGLNVVVPFVDRLAYKHMLKEIPLDVPSQICITRDNTQLKVDGILYFQVTDPQRASYGSSDYILAITQLAQTTLRSVIGKMELDKTFEERDEINRAVVAALDEAAFSWGVKVLRYEIKDLVPPQDILHAMQAQITAEREKRALIASSEGRKMEQINIAAGAREAAIQQSQGEMQATINQSEGEKQAAINKALGEAEALRLVATATAEAIQRVAEAIKTDGGIEAVNLKVAEQYVDAFGKLAKENNTVILPGNVADIGGLVATAMSIVKQAPR; from the coding sequence ATGGAACTAGCGCTCATCCTCTTTCTGGCCGTGGTGATCTTCACACTCAAAGCGATCAAGGTGGTGCCGCAGCAGCACGCCTACATCGTCGAACGACTCGGCCGCTACCACGGCACGCTGCAGCCGGGGCTCAACGTCGTGGTTCCTTTCGTCGATCGCCTCGCCTACAAACACATGCTCAAGGAAATCCCGCTCGACGTTCCCAGCCAGATCTGCATCACCCGCGACAACACCCAGCTCAAGGTCGACGGCATCCTGTACTTCCAGGTCACCGACCCACAGCGCGCCTCCTACGGCTCCAGCGACTACATCCTGGCCATCACCCAGCTCGCCCAGACCACGCTGCGCTCCGTGATCGGCAAGATGGAGCTCGACAAGACCTTCGAGGAGCGTGACGAGATCAACCGCGCCGTGGTCGCGGCGCTGGACGAGGCCGCCTTCTCCTGGGGGGTCAAGGTGCTGCGCTACGAAATCAAGGACCTGGTGCCGCCGCAGGACATCCTGCACGCGATGCAGGCGCAAATCACCGCCGAACGGGAAAAACGCGCGCTGATCGCCTCCTCCGAAGGGCGCAAGATGGAGCAGATCAACATCGCCGCCGGCGCGCGTGAAGCCGCCATCCAGCAATCCCAGGGCGAAATGCAGGCCACCATCAACCAGTCGGAAGGCGAAAAGCAGGCCGCCATCAACAAGGCGCTCGGCGAAGCCGAGGCCCTGCGCCTGGTCGCCACCGCTACCGCCGAAGCGATCCAGCGCGTGGCCGAGGCAATCAAGACCGACGGCGGCATCGAAGCCGTCAACCTCAAGGTGGCGGAGCAGTACGTCGACGCCTTCGGCAAGCTGGCCAAGGAGAACAATACCGTGATCCTGCCAGGCAACGTCGCCGACATCGGCGGGCTGGTGGCCACCGCCATGAGCATCGTCAAGCAAGCCCCGCGCTGA
- a CDS encoding MaoC family dehydratase, translated as MLFLEDLTPGRRFETASHTLTEEELLAFARQFDPQFFHTDHEAAKNSVFAGLAASGWHTSSISMRLVAQSELGKVANGLVGMDVSSMRWPRPTRAGDTLTVCVEVLESRRSSSQPGFGIVTVRWTTTNQRQEIAMQMENRIWVQARA; from the coding sequence ATGCTGTTTCTGGAAGATCTGACACCCGGCCGGCGCTTCGAGACCGCCAGCCATACCCTCACCGAGGAAGAGCTGTTGGCCTTCGCCCGCCAGTTCGACCCGCAGTTTTTCCACACCGACCACGAAGCGGCCAAGAACAGTGTCTTCGCCGGCCTCGCCGCCAGTGGCTGGCACACCAGCAGCATCAGCATGCGGCTGGTTGCCCAGTCGGAGCTGGGCAAGGTAGCCAACGGTCTGGTCGGCATGGACGTCAGCAGCATGCGCTGGCCGCGCCCGACCCGCGCCGGCGACACCCTGACCGTCTGCGTCGAGGTGCTGGAGAGCCGCCGCTCCAGCAGCCAGCCCGGCTTCGGCATCGTCACGGTGCGCTGGACCACCACCAATCAGCGCCAGGAAATCGCCATGCAGATGGAGAACCGCATCTGGGTCCAGGCGCGCGCCTGA
- a CDS encoding PAS domain-containing methyl-accepting chemotaxis protein: protein MKINLPITDREHLVDPANPIVSKTDAKGVITYVNRAFVDISGFSEAELVGRSHNVVRHPDMPAEAFADLWDTIKTGRPWRGLVKNRCKNGDFYWVEAYVTPITEHGKITGYMSVRSTPRREEIQAAEALYQAIRNKQAVIPSTLKALQRRVNVLRWAPLMAVAGVSLSLGASVGSAQDMGGIALAVSGSLLAIGGGAWAWWRVNKVLGLLRQGFSELAEGRLDGNLQVRDGGPLGEVVSGLESLRIHYRAVVADAIGAGSRTSGQADQLRDEMHSLAARSVQQGEGLMQISRNMETMSAAINDAACLAEQNLSGAESTKSVAEAGKATMLAATQAVERTVSVVGASRAAISEMDQSMQRIRTMTDMIHEIAEQTNLLALNAAIEAARAGEAGRGFSVVADEVRKLAERTSAATGSITEVVQQIGEITVQAVSSMDATVEEVEEVSCHIRQSSANLEDLMRVAEEARRQANDLAMGMGENSQSVHEVAASLEQLNAIAEQNLHTTRAIEASSDRLAETAGDLSRLTADFRKWNGR, encoded by the coding sequence GTGAAAATCAATCTGCCCATCACTGATCGGGAGCACCTGGTCGACCCTGCCAACCCGATCGTCAGCAAGACCGATGCCAAGGGTGTCATCACTTACGTCAACCGTGCCTTTGTCGATATCAGCGGCTTCAGTGAGGCGGAACTGGTCGGTCGCAGCCACAATGTCGTGCGTCACCCCGACATGCCAGCTGAGGCGTTCGCCGACCTGTGGGACACCATCAAAACCGGTCGACCTTGGCGTGGCTTGGTCAAGAACCGTTGCAAGAACGGGGACTTCTACTGGGTGGAAGCCTATGTCACGCCGATCACCGAGCATGGCAAGATCACCGGCTACATGTCGGTGCGCTCCACTCCCCGGCGCGAAGAGATACAGGCGGCGGAAGCCTTGTACCAAGCCATCCGCAATAAGCAGGCCGTCATACCCTCCACGCTCAAGGCGCTGCAGCGGCGGGTGAACGTGCTGCGCTGGGCGCCGCTCATGGCGGTGGCTGGTGTGTCGTTGTCCCTGGGGGCAAGCGTGGGGTCGGCGCAGGACATGGGTGGAATCGCCTTGGCCGTGAGCGGCTCGCTTCTGGCCATCGGTGGCGGCGCCTGGGCCTGGTGGCGGGTCAACAAGGTGCTGGGGCTGTTGCGGCAGGGGTTCAGCGAATTGGCGGAAGGACGTCTCGACGGCAATCTGCAGGTGAGGGACGGCGGCCCCCTGGGCGAGGTCGTCAGCGGGCTGGAGTCGCTGCGTATCCATTATCGCGCGGTGGTGGCCGATGCGATCGGGGCGGGGTCGCGGACTTCGGGTCAGGCCGACCAGTTGCGCGACGAAATGCACTCGCTGGCGGCGCGCTCGGTGCAGCAGGGCGAAGGGCTGATGCAGATCAGCCGTAACATGGAGACCATGAGCGCGGCGATCAACGACGCCGCGTGCTTGGCGGAGCAGAACCTGAGTGGTGCCGAATCGACCAAGAGCGTCGCCGAGGCGGGCAAGGCCACCATGCTGGCGGCAACACAGGCGGTGGAACGCACGGTGTCGGTGGTGGGCGCTTCACGTGCCGCGATTTCGGAGATGGATCAGTCGATGCAGCGTATCCGCACGATGACGGACATGATCCACGAGATTGCCGAGCAGACCAATCTGCTGGCGCTCAACGCCGCCATCGAGGCGGCGCGGGCAGGCGAGGCGGGGCGTGGTTTTTCTGTCGTGGCCGACGAGGTGCGCAAGCTGGCCGAACGGACCAGCGCCGCCACCGGTTCGATCACCGAGGTCGTCCAGCAGATCGGCGAGATCACCGTTCAGGCCGTCTCCAGCATGGATGCCACGGTCGAGGAGGTGGAAGAGGTCAGCTGCCATATCCGCCAGTCTTCGGCAAACTTGGAGGACCTGATGCGGGTGGCCGAAGAGGCGCGGCGCCAAGCCAATGACTTGGCCATGGGGATGGGGGAGAACTCGCAGTCGGTGCACGAGGTGGCGGCCTCGCTGGAGCAGCTGAATGCCATCGCCGAGCAGAACCTGCATACCACGCGCGCTATCGAGGCGAGTTCGGATCGGTTGGCGGAAACCGCTGGCGACTTGTCCAGGCTGACGGCGGATTTCCGGAAGTGGAACGGCCGCTAA